In Bacillus rossius redtenbacheri isolate Brsri chromosome 9 unlocalized genomic scaffold, Brsri_v3 Brsri_v3_scf9_2, whole genome shotgun sequence, one DNA window encodes the following:
- the LOC134543306 gene encoding zinc finger protein 761-like isoform X1, producing MSNCKQCLCEECGQGYDYKKNLRQHVRTKHPGKVDLSFLENKKKNCKFKCNSCDKKFSHFRNLSFHERKYHTNLQPHELTKNPGKIDDVASNRKKKNLEFKCKSCNRQYNLFRNLRYHERKFHSTEIVSKNSFKCSLCEFRLNTKTSFLNHLESEHSAGVKSQDLEFSSFEDFVKWKQNVEKETFSRTKKQDFMIAGTGPRRHYTMFDWVLDYFGRAEGLAHPLYLQHQGHSRTIVGVEVLYGERLNLLVLDPIHRPHQMSQLYDPDTAGEAMELLRLSLDDFRQPYYQVLAVSGVMGEREHQRSRGVLAPGGHYGLY from the exons ATGAGTAACTGTAAGCAATGTTTATGTGAAGAATGTGGACAAGGGTATGATTATAAGAAAAATCTTCGCCAACACGTGCGGACGAAACATCCCGGGAAAGTTGACTTATCTTTTTTagagaacaagaaaaaaaattgtaaatttaagtgCAACAGTTGCGATAAAAAGTTTAGTCATTTCCGAAATCTAAGCTTCCATGAACGGAAATATCACACAAATCTTCAGCCACACGAACTGACGAAAAATCCCGGTAAAATTGATGACGTAGCTTctaaccggaaaaaaaaaaatttggaattcaaGTGCAAAAGTTGCAATAGGCAATATAatctttttcgaaatttaagatACCATGAACGGAAATTTCACAGTACGGAAATTGTTTCCAAAAACAGTTTCAAGTGCTCGTTATGTGAGTTCAGACTTAATACGAAAACGTCATTTCTGAATCATCTGGAGTCGGAACACAGTGCTGGCGTCAAGTCCCAAGATCTCGAGTTTTCCTCTTTCGAAGATTTTGTGAAATGGAAGCAAAATGTTGAAAAGGAAACATTTTCCAG GACCAAGAAGCAGGACTTCATGATCGCCGGCACGGGGCCGCGCCGACACTACACCATGTTCGACTGGGTGCTGGACTACTTTGGGCGTGCCGAGGGACTCGCTCACCCGCTCTACCTGCAGCACCAAG GTCACAGCCGCACGATCGTGGGCGTGGAGGTACTTTACGGGGAGAGGCTCAACCTGCTGGTGCTGGACCCCATCCACCGGCCGCACCAGATGAGCCAGCTGTACGACCCGGACACAGCAGGCGAAGCCATGGAGCTCCTTCGCCTGTCTCTGGACGACTTCAGGCAGCCGTACTACCAGGTGCTGGCCGTGAGCGGTGTCATGGGCGAGCGTGAGCACCAG CGAAGCAGAGGCGTGCTGGCTCCGGGAGGGCATTACGGCCTCTACTGA